cAAAAATTAATTCATCATTATTCATATTCCATTTTCACGTTTAtgcaaattcaatttttatatttatacatgTCTATAAATAAATCAATCTATCTTTGTGACTATTCAATCAGTAGTTAGAAATTGTCAAGgatagattttaattaaaatacatttggaatatatataaaaaattcacaTACAAAAAGAAATCATACCAAATCCATAGAATAACAATTAATAGAaacgaaattaaaaaaaaaaaggaaaagataaAAGAAAGAATTAATTTCTACACAACAAATCATGACATTGATGAACACTGAGCTAATTTTCAATGACACAGAAAGTCCTCTGGGCAACCTCTGAAGAAGAGAAATGCAACATCACTGATGGACATAAAATCCTAAGAGTTCGATGCTTAGATTTCCATATCCCAACCTTATACCTTATTCTTGCCTTGATTCTCACATCTAACTGCacctttcctgctgatttttcaaTCTTCAAGTCCTTAGCCAACCCACTAGACAATGCAGCATCTCTAGCTTCAAGCTTTGCCTCTAGTTGAGTCTCATTCCTTCGGGGTTGATGAAATGGATCCAATGTGTTGAATGCAATGGTTTGATCATCATAAGATAAAGAAACATCGATAGAATCATAGTATATAGAGATCCTGCGATTAGGGTTACGTGCCCTAATCACAAAATCAAATGAAGCACTAAGGTGGTTGTACTTTAGGCTGAAGTTACTAACAGAACCATTTTCAATGGTGTAAACAAGTTGTTTTGGCTTGATTACTATCCAAGTGATTAGCACAGCTAGACCCAGAAGGAATATCAGGGTTAGTATGATCATAGCCATGACTCGAAGCAGCTTCGAGTGGGTTTGGGTGGCGGAACCATGAGCCATTGGTGAAGGATTTGATGGGGTTCTGGTGATAGTTGCGATCAAATTCTGGTTATAGTTTTATAGATGATAAAAGGGTATGGTGGATTTATTGAACTAATCAATTGGAGAAGGATGCATCTGTTTTTTTCATTATCATTGTAGAACACTTTTTCTCTTTAACATTTCTTGTAAGAAACTCAAGAAATCTGAGGGATTCAGGTTCCATCAATTGTTCTTTTCTTGAGATTGAATGTTTCTAGATTCATTGCTGCATTATACATACTTAAATGATCAATTAGGGAGTTAATTAGGACACTTTGAAGCTTTATTTTGTGATCTCTGCAAGAAtatgctctctctctctttttatatatttttaaatatggaaCTTttgtagtattttatttttctcagaGATTCTTGCTTTCACTCAAAGTAATTCCAAATTCCTGCAGCTACCTAGCAATCATTTTCATCAATTAGCCCATTTTGAGGATCTGTTTTGTTTTGGCTTGTACATTTCTCTGGTTCGaggtttttatttttgtttgtatTAGCAGATTCTTGTTTATCCTGCATTTTTCTTGGACTTCAGTGTTTGGATTGTAGTTAAACTCTCGTGATATTTGTATGTTTTGGTCCCATCTCTTGATTTTTTCACTTAAGCTATCATGTCTAAGTTGAGCATTGGGAAGGTTTCTATCAATATATAGATATAGCTCCGCCTTAACTCccgattaaatttaaaaattaaataatttaaattacaaCAACGATGGCTGGGTTTCTAGTGCACTTAAATCCTCCTAGGAGAGTAAGCCATAAACCATCAAAGTTTACTAGTCTATTCATTATCACGCGTTCCAAACTACGTTTAAGTAGGCCAGGCCATACAGACCATGTGGGCTTTCTCAAACGTTTTCTTATtaagtataattataattttttcaatcgATTTGTCCATTCGgcaaataaataatagttttatttatcaatatatatGGTCGTGGACTATcaataataacttttttttagaGTTCGGACATTTGATTGATCCACTTACTTCTATTTTGTCAGTATTAATTATTATAGTTGGTATTAAAGCTCGGACCCAACAAAAAGGAATCCAGCTCACCTAATTTGATGGTTCAGTGGAGAATGGATTCATCTGCATTTAAAAACGTGTCAATacggataaaaaaaaattaaataaccgtccgaggataaaaaaaaatgaagtacGTCCGTACGTATAATTCTATATGATATCAACATATGACACTATAATAAGGATAAGAGTTATACGTCACTGgaggataaataaaaaaataaatagaagaagaagacaTGAATTATTcagactaaactcactcacacATACCCTAATCCTAACCTCTATTAGATCTCCGTTCATCATACAAAatatgttttaataaaattatttattatttattatttaattttaatttaaaaaataaaatatattaataaatttatatataaaaatattaataaaatacttaaaatatagaaaatcacattttttaatattaaaaaaataaaaaaaatatttttcactaaATTTGACTAAATCAAAATCCAAACAtcttcaagttttttttttttcaaaatttattttataggattagtgaaaaaaaaaatgcttttGTGACAAAATTAATGGAGACAAACGGAAAAGCAATCGCAGGAACATTATAATAAGTAGCAAAGCTGAGGCAGAGGCTTAGGCACATCTCAGTGTCATAACGCACTACAAAGACCTTAGCATATTCATGAGAATCTCCGACGTGTTGTCTCCACTGCTTGAGGACTAAGATTAAAGCAACATAAAATATTAGTGAGAATGGCAAAAGAAGAGCACAGCGAAAAGAGCAATGGAGGTGGGTATATCCCTTTAAAGATGCTGCCATTGCTAGCCCATAGGAGAAGGAACCCACATCTAAAAATCACTTTGCTTCTTCTTTACAAGTATTTATATACGAAACTATCTCCCCATTGTTCACCACCTTCATCTACCTCTATGATGAAGCCGATGGCCAGTAATTTCTCTTAGCATTAGTGCCGCCGCCACCACCATGCAAGCCTACATGGCGGACGATGGCTCTAATGCTTTAGTGGGTAGGTGGCAGGTGGCTGAATATGCAGGGCTATATATATAGATTTTGTTAGAACAAAAGATAAAATTTGGGAGAGTTGAAATTCTCTCCCATAGCAGGGCAAGCTTAATCCTTTGGCATTATCATCATGTTTGGTGAATGATGATCTCTCTTCTTTTTTGCTTTCTTGAAATGATCTGGAGGTTCAAGATATGAAGGTATTTGATCCATCGTATCATGATGGCGAGTTGATAATATGATCCGGTGTATTTTCTTGCTTTTGGTGTTTAGAGCCAATAGTTTTCTCtttgtttctttttcctttttcttttttttttaaaaaaaaagtatctAGAAGAATATgcctccttaaaaagaaagaatcAATTGGTGAAATTTTATATccatttgaatataaatatatttgatcAATACataaatgataaataatttaaactcatgcttatatattttattataatccaTGAAAGAAATACTAACCCAATTAAGTAATATAAAGACGAACATTCAAAAAGATGAATGTAGAATTTACTACTTCATGTTAGGAATTGGCTATATCTAGTTAgtcaatgaaaaaatatttgagATTTCTTgctttattagaaaaaataactttttatagaTCTTAAGAAAACTTCTACGAGCGATTTTCCATATTACAACACAATTAATTAGAAATctttcaaaatataataatataaatgaaCATGGAGATTTTTAAAGTGGTAAAGCGAATTGCTATTTTCaagttatttgaaaaaaaaaaatttagaactcAATTAAATAGAAACTCTAAACTGTTCTTGTTTAAGatctataataaaaataataaaaaaagaccaTATTTATTGTGAGTGGGAATAAAGAATCTACTTACAAGTTAATTTTAAGGGAAGTTGTTGAATGAGGGTAAAAatgctagaaaaaaaaaattaagaggaaAAACTCTGGGAGAAAAATAAGCTTTGTTAATTCTTTTTGTTTAAAGTGGAACTACTCTAAAATCTTTAGAGTTACTCTAATTaactagttaatttttatattttaataattacattaaaatttacttctcttttcatttcgtctattaaataaatttttcaaaaactcCCGagagaaaggttatttttttttttttaaataaaagactACTCTAAAATCTTTAAAGTTACTCTAATTAACTAGTTAAGTTTTATATTTGaacaattatattaaaatttaattctctttTTATTTCGCCTATTAAATAGA
This sequence is a window from Manihot esculenta cultivar AM560-2 chromosome 4, M.esculenta_v8, whole genome shotgun sequence. Protein-coding genes within it:
- the LOC110614031 gene encoding uncharacterized protein At1g08160, translated to MAHGSATQTHSKLLRVMAMIILTLIFLLGLAVLITWIVIKPKQLVYTIENGSVSNFSLKYNHLSASFDFVIRARNPNRRISIYYDSIDVSLSYDDQTIAFNTLDPFHQPRRNETQLEAKLEARDAALSSGLAKDLKIEKSAGKVQLDVRIKARIRYKVGIWKSKHRTLRILCPSVMLHFSSSEVAQRTFCVIEN